In a single window of the Halobaculum lipolyticum genome:
- a CDS encoding phage NrS-1 polymerase family protein: MTECDLPKAADLPEAMTERSQWVCWRSQERKGNQTKVPIEPGTDAYASATDPETWRSFDVARGAAEAAGFGLGFVFTSDDPLVGVDLDDCRDLATGALGEEAQRIVSQLDSYTEVSPSGTGVHVIIEGDLPDGRNRHGSVEVYDDARFFTVTGTHLSETPTTVEHRLDELAAVHSEFVAAENTLTGSDSQPPAQVGHESDLTDSELLTLARAATNGEKFARLYSGSIAGYPSQSEADMALCSMLAFWTGGDASQMDRLFRRSGLFRGKWDEVHFSDGATYGERTIERAIAGTSEFYGGDISEAWAPFDHRSDPTEHDTTVSPAHESPRTITGRTEALDILREKLDELEEANEQLQAELMAERTRRKAAEDELAEQADSGIIERLFGW, translated from the coding sequence ATGACTGAGTGTGACCTCCCGAAGGCGGCGGATCTACCAGAGGCGATGACCGAACGGTCCCAGTGGGTCTGTTGGCGGAGTCAAGAGCGCAAGGGGAACCAAACCAAGGTCCCGATCGAACCGGGAACCGACGCATACGCTTCAGCGACCGACCCGGAGACGTGGCGATCCTTCGATGTTGCTCGTGGTGCGGCCGAAGCCGCGGGATTCGGACTCGGATTCGTCTTTACCTCGGACGACCCGCTCGTAGGAGTCGACCTTGATGACTGTCGCGACCTAGCGACCGGCGCGTTAGGTGAGGAGGCCCAAAGGATCGTATCGCAATTGGACTCTTACACCGAAGTGAGTCCCTCGGGTACCGGCGTCCACGTCATCATCGAGGGTGACCTCCCGGACGGTCGCAACCGCCACGGCTCAGTAGAGGTGTACGACGACGCACGCTTTTTCACCGTCACAGGCACCCATCTCTCTGAAACGCCTACCACAGTCGAACACCGTCTCGACGAGCTAGCAGCGGTCCACAGTGAATTCGTCGCAGCTGAGAACACACTCACCGGTTCGGACAGCCAACCGCCGGCTCAAGTCGGTCATGAGAGTGACCTCACCGATAGCGAACTCCTCACGCTGGCACGTGCGGCGACAAACGGTGAGAAGTTCGCGCGGCTGTACAGCGGTTCGATAGCTGGGTATCCGAGTCAGTCGGAGGCGGACATGGCGCTGTGCTCGATGCTTGCGTTTTGGACCGGTGGAGACGCTAGCCAGATGGACCGCCTCTTTCGCCGTTCGGGCCTCTTTCGCGGGAAGTGGGACGAGGTCCATTTCAGTGATGGTGCAACCTACGGTGAGCGGACGATCGAGCGGGCCATCGCTGGAACGAGTGAGTTCTACGGTGGAGACATATCAGAAGCGTGGGCGCCCTTCGATCACCGTTCGGACCCCACCGAACACGACACGACTGTATCACCGGCTCACGAATCACCTAGGACGATTACTGGACGTACTGAGGCACTCGACATACTCAGAGAGAAACTGGATGAACTAGAGGAGGCGAACGAGCAGCTTCAAGCAGAACTCATGGCCGAGCGTACTCGTCGAAAGGCCGCAGAAGACGAGCTTGCAGAGCAGGCCGACTCCGGGATCATCGAGCGACTGTTCGGTTGGTGA
- a CDS encoding PEP/pyruvate-binding domain-containing protein, with the protein MTQHRTPAFVRRFDSLGSDDLAVAGGKGANLGVLVAAGLPVPPGFVVTTAAYRALTDDAEIRDAIERLDSCAPDDRDALTRTAAEVRDLVRARPVDEALEHAIVDALDGVAETAAETTYAVRSSATAEDLPSASFAGQHDTHLGVAAEGVVDRVRDCVASLFTDRAVAYRARNGIAHTDVEMAVVVQEMVDADAAGVLFTADPETGERTVATVDATHGLGDTVVAGEVHADHARVARDTGDVLAYDVGEKATELRLSPDGTAAVDAPTDRRETRALTDDHLRTLVDLGGRVEALFGEPQDVEWALTGSGFVIVQSRPITSLVSLPVPRPADDRLHVYLSLGHGQAMTDPMPPLALDVWETVYGEVMNGFTGVERVWITRTEGRAYMDITPFLAFERTRAGVVETIEAVNRSAAEGAERLLAERREEFGVDVSLATLPALLGTATRVLPLVARLLWEGVAPFVRGSAGVDEFVADLDEWASAQAAAILDTDDPAELVDNVFAGFPPAFVAEVSPKSMRAVVGPLAGSVVERVVPGADAATVEAAARGNEAEVGTRMTLALGDLADLARETPAVERAVLDGRSFEEIRTTEGSEPFVAAFEAFLDEFGHRAVGEFDVSRPRWRDDPSGPLGIVRGNLRGEEPGAHRDRLRERKREAQAAIDELQAKAGRGLLGPVRRPLVSHLLRTYRSHIHLRDEPKHAIAHLFAGWHGGLQRAGEHLVAAGVLDDADDVWFLRRDELRALVADPDGEVPDIAARKREHDRHRRIDVPPLITSEGEIPRGERAAVDEGTLVGTGVSGGVVEGVARIVDDPATTTLRAGEILVCPSSDPAWTPLFATAAGLVTEVGGSLTHGALVAREYGLPAVVSVTDATTAIRDGQRIRVDGDAGTVELLDDADDGTDDGTRASEPAVDD; encoded by the coding sequence GTGACCCAGCACCGGACACCGGCGTTCGTCCGCCGGTTCGACTCGCTCGGCAGCGACGACCTCGCCGTCGCCGGCGGCAAGGGCGCGAACCTCGGCGTCCTCGTCGCCGCCGGACTGCCGGTTCCGCCCGGCTTCGTCGTGACGACGGCCGCCTACCGGGCGCTCACCGACGACGCGGAGATCCGGGACGCGATCGAACGGCTCGACTCGTGTGCCCCCGACGACCGCGACGCCCTGACGCGGACGGCCGCCGAGGTCCGGGACCTCGTGCGGGCACGGCCGGTCGACGAGGCGCTCGAACACGCGATCGTCGACGCGCTCGACGGCGTCGCCGAGACGGCCGCGGAGACGACGTACGCCGTCCGCTCGTCGGCGACCGCCGAGGACCTCCCGTCGGCGTCGTTCGCGGGCCAACACGACACCCACCTCGGCGTCGCCGCCGAGGGCGTCGTCGACCGGGTCCGCGACTGCGTGGCCAGCCTGTTCACCGACCGGGCGGTCGCCTACCGCGCCCGCAACGGGATCGCACACACGGACGTCGAGATGGCGGTCGTCGTCCAGGAGATGGTCGACGCCGACGCGGCGGGTGTCCTGTTCACCGCCGACCCGGAGACCGGCGAGCGCACCGTGGCGACGGTCGACGCGACCCACGGGCTGGGCGACACCGTCGTCGCCGGCGAGGTGCACGCCGACCACGCGCGGGTCGCCCGCGACACCGGCGACGTCCTCGCGTACGACGTCGGCGAGAAGGCGACCGAGTTGCGGCTCTCGCCGGACGGAACCGCCGCCGTCGACGCGCCGACCGACAGGCGGGAGACGCGCGCGCTCACCGACGACCACCTCCGGACGCTCGTCGACCTCGGCGGCCGGGTCGAGGCGCTGTTCGGCGAGCCACAGGACGTGGAGTGGGCGCTCACGGGGAGCGGGTTCGTGATCGTGCAGTCGCGGCCGATCACGTCGCTCGTCTCGCTCCCGGTGCCGCGCCCGGCCGACGACCGACTGCACGTGTACCTCAGCCTCGGCCACGGGCAGGCGATGACCGACCCGATGCCGCCGCTGGCGCTCGACGTGTGGGAGACGGTATACGGCGAGGTGATGAACGGGTTCACCGGGGTCGAACGCGTCTGGATCACCAGAACCGAGGGACGGGCGTACATGGACATCACGCCGTTCCTCGCGTTCGAGCGCACGCGTGCGGGCGTCGTCGAGACCATCGAGGCGGTGAACCGGTCGGCCGCCGAGGGCGCCGAGCGACTGCTGGCGGAGCGCCGCGAGGAGTTCGGCGTCGACGTGTCGCTCGCGACGCTCCCGGCGCTGCTCGGGACGGCGACCCGTGTCCTCCCGCTGGTCGCCCGACTGCTGTGGGAGGGCGTCGCCCCGTTCGTCCGCGGGTCCGCCGGCGTCGACGAGTTCGTGGCCGACCTCGACGAGTGGGCGAGCGCGCAGGCCGCGGCGATCCTCGACACCGACGACCCGGCCGAACTGGTCGACAACGTCTTCGCGGGGTTCCCGCCGGCGTTCGTCGCCGAGGTGTCGCCGAAGTCGATGCGGGCCGTCGTCGGGCCGCTCGCCGGGAGCGTCGTCGAGCGGGTCGTCCCCGGCGCGGACGCCGCGACCGTCGAAGCCGCCGCGCGAGGCAACGAGGCGGAGGTCGGCACCCGGATGACGCTGGCGTTGGGCGATCTGGCCGACCTCGCACGGGAGACCCCGGCGGTCGAACGGGCGGTCCTCGACGGGCGGTCGTTCGAGGAGATCCGGACGACGGAGGGGAGCGAGCCGTTCGTCGCGGCGTTCGAGGCGTTCCTCGACGAGTTCGGTCACCGCGCCGTCGGCGAGTTCGACGTCAGCCGTCCCCGGTGGCGCGACGACCCCTCGGGTCCGCTCGGCATCGTGCGGGGGAACCTCCGCGGCGAGGAGCCGGGCGCACACCGCGACCGGCTCCGCGAGCGCAAGCGGGAGGCGCAGGCGGCGATCGACGAGTTGCAAGCGAAGGCGGGACGGGGGCTGCTCGGTCCCGTCCGCCGGCCGCTCGTGAGCCACCTCCTCCGAACGTACCGCAGCCACATCCACCTCCGAGACGAGCCGAAACACGCCATCGCACACCTGTTCGCGGGGTGGCACGGGGGGCTGCAGCGGGCGGGCGAACACCTCGTGGCGGCGGGCGTCCTCGACGACGCCGACGACGTGTGGTTCCTCCGCAGGGACGAACTCCGTGCGCTCGTCGCCGACCCCGACGGGGAAGTGCCCGACATCGCCGCCCGCAAGCGCGAACACGACCGCCACCGGCGGATCGACGTGCCGCCGCTGATCACGAGCGAAGGGGAGATCCCACGGGGCGAACGCGCGGCCGTCGACGAGGGCACGCTCGTCGGCACCGGCGTCTCCGGCGGCGTGGTCGAGGGCGTGGCCCGGATCGTCGACGACCCCGCGACCACGACGCTCCGGGCGGGCGAGATCCTCGTGTGCCCCTCGTCCGACCCCGCGTGGACGCCGCTGTTCGCGACCGCCGCCGGACTCGTCACCGAGGTCGGCGGGAGCCTCACCCACGGCGCGCTCGTCGCCCGCGAGTACGGGCTTCCCGCGGTCGTCTCCGTGACCGACGCGACGACGGCGATCCGCGACGGACAGCGGATCCGCGTCGACGGCGACGCCGGAACCGTCGAGCTGCTGGACGACGCCGACGACGGGACCGACGACGGAACACGCGCCTCGGAGCCAGCCGTCGACGACTGA
- a CDS encoding cupin domain-containing protein has protein sequence MSDSFVAPDDVESQLFDWGALKWMSTPAVTGSERFSAGVVKLEPGKGHERHTHPDSDEILYVVRGEGEQAVADETRDIATGDMVFVPEGVEHGTVNTGWEPLVLLAVYAPPGPEDVLRDLPECEIVPAGKLPTPENVDPGAT, from the coding sequence ATGAGTGACTCCTTCGTCGCCCCCGACGACGTGGAGAGCCAACTGTTCGACTGGGGCGCCCTCAAGTGGATGAGCACGCCCGCGGTCACCGGCAGCGAGCGCTTCAGCGCCGGCGTCGTGAAACTCGAACCCGGGAAGGGCCACGAGCGCCACACCCACCCCGACAGCGACGAGATCCTGTACGTCGTTCGCGGCGAGGGCGAACAGGCGGTCGCCGACGAGACGCGCGACATCGCGACCGGCGACATGGTGTTCGTCCCCGAGGGGGTCGAACACGGCACGGTCAACACGGGGTGGGAGCCGCTGGTCCTGCTTGCGGTGTACGCGCCGCCGGGACCCGAAGACGTGCTCCGCGACCTGCCCGAGTGTGAGATCGTTCCGGCCGGGAAGCTGCCGACGCCCGAGAACGTCGATCCGGGGGCGACGTGA
- a CDS encoding zinc-dependent alcohol dehydrogenase family protein, with protein MRAAVLRAHGEPLDITEVDDLTPDPKGVVVEVEACGICRSDWHGWQGDWDWLGIQPQPGQILGHEPAGHVVAVGDDVTNFAEGDHVAIPFNLGDGTCMQCRTGHGNTCESPMPLGFVEPVPGAFAEEVHVPAADHNLVHLPDGVSSVDMAGLGCRFMTAFHGLAHRAPVEAGDWVAVHGVGGVGLSAVHIADALGANVVAVDLDDGKLSKAEELGAAETVNAGDTDDVPGAVQALAGGGCHVSVDALGIAETCRNSVLSLGTRGTHVQIGLTTSEERGMVSLPTDVMTMKEIEFVGSLGLPPTRYDEIFRMVSRGKLDPSAVVSETVSLDDVNDKLAAMTNFETEGIPVIDEF; from the coding sequence ATGCGAGCAGCAGTGCTGCGTGCGCACGGCGAACCGCTCGATATCACCGAGGTCGACGACCTCACGCCGGACCCGAAGGGGGTGGTGGTCGAGGTAGAGGCCTGCGGCATCTGTCGCTCCGACTGGCACGGCTGGCAGGGCGACTGGGACTGGCTGGGGATCCAGCCCCAACCCGGACAGATCCTCGGCCACGAGCCGGCGGGCCACGTGGTCGCCGTCGGCGACGACGTGACGAACTTCGCGGAGGGCGACCACGTCGCGATCCCGTTCAACCTCGGGGACGGGACGTGCATGCAGTGTCGCACCGGGCACGGGAACACCTGCGAGTCGCCGATGCCGTTGGGGTTCGTCGAACCCGTCCCCGGCGCCTTCGCCGAGGAGGTGCACGTCCCGGCGGCCGACCACAACCTCGTCCACCTCCCCGACGGCGTGAGTTCCGTCGACATGGCGGGGCTGGGCTGCCGGTTCATGACGGCGTTCCACGGGCTGGCCCACCGGGCGCCCGTCGAGGCGGGCGACTGGGTCGCCGTCCACGGCGTCGGCGGCGTCGGCCTGTCGGCGGTCCACATCGCGGACGCGCTGGGCGCCAACGTCGTCGCGGTCGACCTCGACGACGGGAAGCTCTCGAAGGCCGAGGAGCTGGGCGCCGCCGAGACGGTCAACGCCGGCGACACCGACGACGTTCCAGGCGCCGTGCAGGCGCTCGCCGGCGGCGGCTGTCACGTCTCCGTCGACGCGCTCGGCATCGCCGAGACGTGTCGCAACTCCGTGCTCAGCCTCGGGACCCGCGGCACCCACGTCCAGATCGGGCTGACGACGTCGGAGGAGCGCGGGATGGTGTCGCTGCCGACGGACGTGATGACGATGAAAGAGATCGAGTTCGTCGGCTCGCTGGGCCTGCCGCCGACGCGCTACGACGAGATCTTCCGGATGGTGTCGCGCGGGAAACTCGACCCCAGCGCCGTCGTCAGCGAGACGGTGTCGCTCGACGACGTGAACGACAAACTCGCGGCGATGACGAACTTCGAGACGGAGGGGATCCCGGTCATCGACGAGTTCTGA
- a CDS encoding phosphoenolpyruvate hydrolase family protein has translation MKYPREESLSRLRATVEEGEPIIGAGAGTGISAKFAERGGVDLLIVYNSGRYRMNGRGSLAGLLPYGDANEIVCEMGHEVIPVVEDTPVLAGVNGTDPFRQMDVFISDLKRRGFSGVQNFPTVGLIDEDSGFRQNLEETGMGYDEEVEMIREAADQDMLTCPYVFNEAQAREMAEAGADVIVSHMGLTTSGDIGAETSLDLETAAERVQAHHDAAKEVNEDVLVICHGGPIAWPDDAAYVLDNTEGVVGFFGASSIERLPTEEAIENQAREFKRIDVR, from the coding sequence ATGAAGTACCCACGCGAGGAGTCGCTGTCGCGACTGCGAGCCACGGTCGAGGAAGGCGAGCCGATCATCGGTGCCGGCGCGGGGACCGGCATCTCCGCGAAGTTCGCCGAGCGCGGCGGCGTCGACCTGCTCATCGTCTACAACTCCGGCCGCTACCGGATGAACGGGCGCGGGTCGCTCGCCGGGTTACTCCCCTACGGCGACGCCAACGAGATTGTCTGTGAGATGGGCCACGAAGTCATCCCGGTCGTCGAGGACACGCCGGTGCTCGCGGGGGTCAACGGCACCGACCCGTTCCGGCAGATGGACGTGTTCATCAGCGACCTGAAGCGGCGGGGGTTCTCCGGGGTGCAGAACTTCCCGACGGTCGGGCTGATCGACGAGGACAGCGGCTTCCGACAGAACCTCGAGGAGACCGGGATGGGCTACGACGAGGAGGTGGAGATGATCCGCGAGGCGGCCGACCAGGACATGCTCACCTGCCCGTACGTGTTCAACGAGGCGCAGGCCCGCGAGATGGCGGAGGCGGGCGCCGACGTGATCGTCTCGCACATGGGGCTGACGACCTCCGGCGACATCGGCGCCGAGACGTCCCTCGATCTGGAGACGGCGGCCGAACGGGTGCAGGCCCACCACGACGCCGCCAAGGAGGTGAACGAGGACGTCCTCGTCATCTGTCACGGCGGGCCGATCGCGTGGCCCGACGACGCCGCGTACGTCCTCGACAACACCGAGGGCGTCGTCGGCTTCTTCGGCGCTTCCAGCATCGAGCGGCTGCCGACCGAGGAGGCCATCGAGAACCAAGCGCGCGAGTTCAAGAGGATCGACGTCCGATGA
- a CDS encoding Tm-1-like ATP-binding domain-containing protein, which yields MAVVLVGTLDTKGEEFAFARDVIEAQGVDVHVVDVGVLGAPEFEPDTTAAEAAAAAGTTLDALREGGDRGEAMTAMGEGAAAVVTDLYESGALSGVLGLGGSGNTSIATTAMRALPVGVPKVMVSTMASGDTEPYVGSTDIAMLYSVADIEGLNQLSRRVISNAALATVGMVSNEADVTVEDRPTVAVTMFGVTTPCVQAAREYLEDAGYETIVFHATGTGGRAMEGLIRQGVVDGVLDVTTTEWADELVGGVLAAGPERLDAAGETGVPQVVSTGALDMVNFGPRESVPEEFEGRRFHVHNPQVTLMRTTPAECAELGEIVATKLNAATGPTALVLPLGGVSMLDVEGEDFYDPEADAALFDALREHLDPSVELIEVDTDINDEAFARTAAEQLDEYMRAAGVGP from the coding sequence ATGGCGGTCGTCCTCGTCGGCACGCTCGATACCAAAGGCGAGGAGTTCGCCTTCGCCCGCGACGTGATCGAAGCACAGGGCGTCGACGTCCACGTCGTCGACGTCGGGGTGCTGGGCGCCCCCGAGTTCGAACCGGACACGACCGCCGCCGAGGCGGCCGCGGCCGCCGGGACGACCCTCGACGCGTTGCGCGAAGGCGGCGACCGCGGCGAGGCGATGACCGCGATGGGCGAGGGGGCCGCCGCCGTCGTCACCGACCTGTACGAGTCGGGAGCGCTGTCGGGCGTGCTCGGTCTCGGCGGGTCCGGGAACACGTCCATCGCGACCACGGCGATGCGGGCGCTCCCGGTGGGCGTGCCGAAGGTCATGGTGTCGACGATGGCCTCGGGCGACACCGAGCCGTACGTCGGGTCGACCGACATCGCGATGCTGTACTCGGTCGCGGACATCGAGGGACTGAACCAGCTCTCGCGGCGCGTCATCTCCAACGCCGCGCTGGCGACGGTGGGGATGGTCTCGAACGAGGCGGACGTGACCGTCGAGGACCGTCCGACGGTCGCCGTCACGATGTTCGGCGTCACCACGCCCTGTGTCCAAGCGGCGAGGGAGTACCTCGAGGACGCGGGCTACGAGACCATCGTCTTCCACGCCACCGGCACCGGCGGGCGGGCGATGGAGGGGCTGATCCGGCAGGGCGTCGTCGACGGCGTCCTCGACGTGACGACGACCGAGTGGGCGGACGAACTCGTCGGCGGCGTGCTCGCGGCCGGGCCGGAGCGACTCGACGCCGCCGGCGAGACGGGCGTCCCGCAGGTCGTCTCGACGGGCGCCCTCGACATGGTGAACTTCGGCCCGCGCGAGTCGGTCCCCGAGGAGTTCGAGGGGCGACGGTTCCACGTCCACAACCCGCAGGTGACGCTGATGCGGACGACGCCGGCGGAGTGTGCGGAGTTGGGGGAGATCGTCGCGACGAAGCTGAACGCCGCGACCGGCCCGACCGCCCTGGTGCTCCCGCTCGGCGGGGTATCGATGCTCGACGTCGAGGGGGAGGACTTCTACGACCCCGAGGCGGACGCGGCGTTGTTCGACGCGCTCCGCGAGCACCTCGACCCGAGCGTCGAGCTGATCGAGGTGGACACCGACATCAACGACGAGGCGTTCGCGCGGACGGCCGCCGAGCAGTTGGACGAGTACATGCGGGCGGCCGGCGTCGGTCCCTGA
- a CDS encoding PAS domain-containing sensor histidine kinase codes for MATPDPMGLLLDRAQDKIVLLDGSGICTHANAAVGRLLGFEPAEYVGTCPFDYVHPDDVDEVRRLFEAATTAEGHTEATVEYRHRTADGGWVWLESRLSSVPDSALGGYVISSRDITDRVDAEQERRQTSVHLREIAGATGDVLWLFSGDWSELLFVNPAYEQLYGRPVEELEGDPRSFLEAVHPDDVPAVEAAMDRLSAGTSVDLEYRVVSDRADDRWVWVQGEPIVRDGEVTRIAGFTKDVSDRHRRTRQLYVMDNLLRHNLRNDLNVILGTAEEIEAAVPAAAEGTALIQRTGEDLLRTANKEREVIDLIADDCECRAIDLGAVVADAVETVRRHRPDAAIDVTTPEGVVVDGLPELRQAVVELLENAIRHCDADTPRVAVRLRRDGATAAVTVEDEAPPIPAMDAAVLTGDHEMDDIYHSSGLGLWLVYWCVALSNGRVAVDSGPDRGNRVTVSIPLSTE; via the coding sequence ATGGCAACGCCGGACCCGATGGGACTCCTCCTCGACCGAGCGCAGGACAAGATCGTCCTCCTCGACGGGTCCGGCATCTGTACGCACGCCAACGCCGCCGTCGGTCGGCTACTCGGCTTCGAGCCGGCCGAGTACGTCGGGACCTGCCCGTTCGACTACGTCCACCCCGACGACGTCGACGAGGTCCGGCGCCTGTTCGAGGCGGCGACGACGGCGGAGGGCCACACCGAAGCGACCGTCGAGTACCGGCACCGCACCGCCGACGGCGGGTGGGTGTGGCTGGAGAGTCGGCTGTCGAGCGTCCCCGACTCGGCGCTGGGCGGGTACGTGATCAGCTCCCGCGACATCACCGACCGGGTCGACGCCGAGCAGGAACGCCGCCAGACGAGCGTCCACCTGCGCGAGATCGCCGGGGCCACCGGCGACGTGCTCTGGCTGTTCTCCGGCGACTGGTCGGAGCTACTGTTCGTCAATCCGGCCTACGAACAGCTGTACGGCCGCCCGGTCGAGGAACTCGAGGGCGACCCGCGGTCGTTCCTCGAGGCGGTCCACCCCGACGACGTGCCGGCGGTGGAGGCGGCCATGGACCGACTCTCGGCGGGGACGTCGGTCGATCTGGAGTACCGAGTCGTCTCCGACCGGGCCGACGACCGGTGGGTCTGGGTGCAGGGCGAGCCGATCGTCCGGGACGGCGAGGTGACGCGGATCGCGGGGTTCACCAAGGACGTGAGCGACCGCCACCGGCGGACCAGACAGCTGTACGTCATGGACAACCTCCTGCGACACAACCTCCGGAACGACCTCAACGTGATCCTCGGCACCGCCGAGGAGATCGAGGCGGCGGTTCCGGCGGCCGCCGAGGGGACGGCGCTCATCCAGCGGACCGGGGAGGACCTCCTCCGGACGGCGAACAAAGAGCGCGAGGTGATCGACCTCATCGCCGACGACTGCGAGTGTCGCGCCATCGACCTCGGCGCGGTCGTCGCCGACGCGGTCGAGACCGTCCGCCGGCACCGCCCGGACGCGGCGATCGACGTGACGACGCCCGAGGGCGTCGTCGTGGACGGACTGCCGGAACTGCGGCAGGCGGTCGTCGAACTCCTGGAGAACGCGATCCGCCACTGCGACGCCGACACGCCGCGGGTCGCGGTGCGACTGCGTCGCGACGGCGCGACCGCGGCGGTGACCGTCGAGGACGAGGCGCCGCCGATCCCGGCGATGGATGCGGCCGTCCTCACCGGCGACCACGAGATGGACGACATCTACCACAGCTCCGGGTTGGGGCTGTGGCTCGTCTACTGGTGTGTGGCGCTGTCGAACGGCCGCGTCGCGGTCGACTCCGGACCCGACCGCGGCAACCGGGTCACCGTGTCGATCCCCCTCTCGACGGAGTGA
- a CDS encoding cold-shock protein, translating into MANGKVDFFNDTGGYGFISTDDGDLDDDEDVFFHMEDVGGEDLTEGTEVEFDIESSPKGPRAANVVRL; encoded by the coding sequence ATGGCAAACGGCAAGGTCGACTTCTTCAACGACACTGGCGGCTACGGTTTCATTTCGACTGACGACGGCGATCTCGACGACGACGAGGACGTGTTCTTCCACATGGAGGACGTCGGCGGCGAAGACCTCACCGAGGGGACCGAGGTCGAGTTCGACATCGAGTCCTCGCCCAAGGGCCCGCGCGCGGCGAACGTCGTCCGACTGTAA
- a CDS encoding PAS domain-containing sensor histidine kinase has product MTADGTDGDRSGDGPDGVVSLEEIPLHSTNLLSLLDSDGVIRYQSPAIARLCGFEQADLVGVPCTECFHPADRERVAAAFDNVVASEEYTVEAVEYRHLNADGSYTWVESVASSTPTPDGYYVVNTRDITVRKRNREELERANERLEAFADVVSHDLRNPLGVAQGYLAMNEDALPPDHYAAIADALDRMEVLIDGLLTNARVESRGVDLRPVDLRRVVEACWRNVVSADATLHNDVDVTIAADELQLARLLENLFRNALDHGTDGVAITVGALPDGFTVEDDGPGIPDDERADVFDAGYSTSTHGTGLGLAIVERVVESHGWDVRVTEAPTGGARFEITGVEFAA; this is encoded by the coding sequence ATGACGGCAGACGGGACCGATGGAGACCGTTCCGGCGACGGTCCCGACGGCGTGGTGTCGCTCGAAGAGATCCCGCTTCACTCGACGAACCTCCTCTCGCTGCTCGACAGCGACGGGGTCATCCGCTACCAGAGCCCGGCGATCGCGCGGCTGTGCGGCTTCGAGCAGGCCGACCTGGTCGGCGTGCCGTGCACGGAGTGTTTCCACCCGGCCGACCGGGAGCGGGTGGCCGCCGCCTTCGACAACGTCGTCGCGAGCGAGGAGTACACCGTCGAGGCGGTCGAGTACCGGCACCTGAACGCGGACGGGTCGTACACGTGGGTCGAGTCCGTCGCCTCGTCGACGCCGACGCCGGACGGCTACTACGTGGTCAACACGCGGGACATCACGGTCCGGAAGCGCAACCGCGAGGAACTCGAACGGGCGAACGAGCGCCTCGAAGCGTTCGCGGACGTCGTCTCCCACGACCTCCGGAACCCGCTCGGCGTCGCACAGGGGTACCTCGCGATGAACGAGGACGCCCTCCCCCCGGATCACTACGCCGCGATCGCCGACGCGCTCGACAGGATGGAGGTGTTGATCGACGGGCTCCTGACGAACGCGCGGGTCGAGAGCCGGGGTGTCGACCTCCGCCCCGTCGACCTCCGTCGGGTCGTCGAGGCGTGCTGGCGCAACGTCGTGAGTGCCGACGCGACGCTACACAACGACGTCGACGTGACGATCGCCGCGGACGAACTGCAGCTGGCCCGGCTCCTCGAGAACTTGTTCCGGAACGCGCTCGACCACGGCACCGACGGCGTCGCCATCACCGTCGGGGCGCTGCCGGACGGCTTCACCGTGGAGGACGACGGTCCCGGCATCCCCGACGACGAACGAGCCGACGTGTTCGACGCCGGCTACTCGACGTCGACGCACGGAACCGGACTCGGGTTGGCGATCGTCGAACGGGTCGTCGAGAGCCACGGCTGGGACGTCCGGGTGACCGAGGCTCCCACCGGCGGCGCACGCTTCGAGATCACGGGCGTCGAGTTCGCCGCCTGA